In Flavobacterium sp. N1736, the following are encoded in one genomic region:
- a CDS encoding translation initiation factor codes for MDLQDQLKNLFPDHVESNEPEEVQDQEHVLYVQKEPMICKFEKRKGKATTIIEGYEGSDEDFKILAKEIKTKLSVGGTFKDDAIIIQGDYRDKIMAILKEKGFKTKRVGG; via the coding sequence ATGGACTTACAAGATCAATTAAAAAATTTATTTCCGGATCATGTCGAATCAAACGAACCAGAAGAAGTTCAGGATCAAGAACATGTACTTTATGTTCAGAAAGAACCAATGATTTGCAAATTCGAAAAACGAAAAGGAAAAGCTACCACTATAATTGAAGGTTATGAAGGAAGCGATGAAGATTTTAAAATTCTGGCTAAAGAAATTAAAACAAAACTAAGCGTTGGCGGAACTTTTAAAGACGATGCAATCATTATTCAAGGTGATTATCGCGATAAAATTATGGCAATTTTAAAAGAAAAAGGATTTAAAACAAAACGTGTTGGAGGCTGA
- a CDS encoding nucleoside phosphorylase, with product MIQNSELILNPDGSVYHLNLLPEHIAHDIIFVGDQNRVEKITQFFDSIQYSTQKREFKTQTGIYKGKRISVMSTGIGPDNIDIVLNELDALVNIDLKTREPKETLTSLNIIRIGTSGSLQADIPVDSFVMSKFGLGLDNMLRSYLIDEVSNPAIEDAFVMHTNWDIRKGRPYAIPCSEKLEKIIESDKIFKGITATAGGFYGPQGRVLRLNIQDEELNNKMDNFNFNDNRITNLEMETAAIYGLSALLGHNALSLNAIIANRATGTFSDDPYKAVDELITYTLNKLAAK from the coding sequence ATGATACAAAATTCAGAATTAATACTTAACCCGGACGGAAGTGTTTATCACTTAAACCTTCTTCCTGAACATATTGCACACGATATAATTTTTGTTGGAGATCAAAACAGAGTAGAGAAAATCACGCAGTTTTTTGATTCAATTCAATATTCGACTCAAAAAAGAGAATTTAAAACACAAACCGGAATCTATAAAGGAAAGCGCATTTCGGTAATGTCAACAGGAATTGGTCCTGATAATATTGATATTGTCCTGAACGAATTAGACGCTTTGGTTAATATCGATTTAAAAACGCGTGAACCAAAAGAAACGCTGACTTCTTTAAATATTATCAGAATTGGAACTTCGGGTTCGCTACAAGCGGATATTCCTGTGGATAGTTTTGTAATGTCAAAATTTGGACTTGGATTAGACAATATGCTTCGCTCCTATTTAATCGACGAAGTTTCAAATCCGGCTATTGAAGATGCTTTTGTAATGCATACCAATTGGGATATTCGCAAAGGAAGACCTTACGCAATTCCGTGTTCTGAAAAACTGGAAAAAATAATCGAATCTGATAAAATTTTCAAGGGAATTACCGCTACAGCCGGAGGATTTTACGGTCCGCAAGGGCGTGTTTTACGTTTAAATATTCAGGACGAGGAATTGAATAATAAAATGGATAATTTTAATTTTAATGACAACCGAATCACGAATTTAGAAATGGAAACGGCTGCTATTTACGGGCTTTCGGCTCTTTTAGGTCATAATGCTTTATCATTAAATGCGATTATTGCCAATCGCGCAACCGGAACTTTTAGCGATGATCCGTATAAAGCTGTTGATGAATTGATTACTTATACATTGAATAAACTGGCGGCTAAATAA
- a CDS encoding DinB family protein, with product MQDAILKFEKILAENIDYFTTLKSEILEAKIPGKWSKKEIIGHLVDSAIHNLVRFTEINYLEKPYRHRPYNQIDLVNLNQYQTMDIIDLTQLWFSINSQIIRVMKSVDEKVLDYKIILSDESVIDLRFLMTDYVEHLEHHINQLRS from the coding sequence ATGCAGGACGCGATTCTTAAATTTGAAAAAATACTGGCTGAAAACATTGACTATTTTACAACATTAAAGAGTGAAATTTTAGAAGCCAAAATACCAGGAAAATGGTCTAAAAAAGAAATTATCGGACATTTAGTCGATTCGGCAATTCATAATCTGGTTCGGTTTACAGAAATTAATTATCTGGAAAAACCTTATCGTCACAGACCATATAATCAAATAGATTTAGTAAATTTAAATCAATATCAAACAATGGATATTATTGATTTAACACAGCTTTGGTTTTCGATTAACAGTCAAATTATCAGGGTGATGAAGTCTGTTGATGAAAAGGTTTTGGATTATAAAATTATTCTAAGTGATGAATCTGTGATCGATTTAAGGTTTTTAATGACAGATTATGTAGAACATTTAGAGCATCATATCAATCAATTGAGGTCTTGA
- a CDS encoding DUF4265 domain-containing protein, producing the protein MAETHKKILFKYYSTYLEEVVSETMWAEIIDLEKGFYKLDNIPFFGPLIATDDIFRAEYDENEKCLIHKETLENSGNSIIQILILEEGFDREIIRDKFKSINCISEGLNETFLAVEILKEVDYAIVKNLLDEYETHSVIEYAEPCLSEKHRTDLLKN; encoded by the coding sequence ATGGCAGAAACACATAAAAAAATACTATTTAAGTATTACAGCACATATCTTGAAGAAGTAGTTTCAGAAACTATGTGGGCAGAAATTATAGATTTGGAAAAAGGATTTTATAAATTGGACAATATCCCGTTTTTTGGACCTTTGATTGCAACAGATGATATTTTTCGCGCAGAATACGATGAAAACGAAAAGTGTTTAATACATAAAGAAACATTAGAAAATTCGGGAAACTCGATTATTCAGATTTTGATTCTTGAAGAAGGTTTTGACAGAGAAATTATCAGAGATAAATTTAAATCAATCAATTGTATTTCAGAAGGTTTAAACGAAACTTTTCTTGCGGTTGAAATTTTAAAAGAAGTAGATTATGCAATTGTAAAAAATCTTCTGGACGAATACGAAACACATTCTGTAATAGAATATGCCGAGCCGTGTTTATCAGAAAAACACAGAACAGATTTATTAAAAAATTAA
- a CDS encoding substrate-binding domain-containing protein, translating into MKTVKIVGVPEHFNLPWRICIENGEFEAENIDLQWTNIPEGTGKMCQMLRDGEADIAVILTEGIVKDIIAGNPSKIVQIYVQSPLIWGIHVGAKSDFQTINDLKNKKVAISRRGSGSELMAYVNANNQGWETDNLQFEIINTIDGAVEALTNGTADYFMWEHFMTKPLVDQGIFRRVGDCPTPWPSFVITVRDEFLKKNPKAVEKILEVINKTTHDFAQIPDIDKTLAELFNQQLEDIQEWLKLTQWSQKHLSEKAFDKIQNQLFDLGIIDKKSTFVETVKAL; encoded by the coding sequence ATGAAAACTGTAAAAATTGTAGGTGTTCCCGAACACTTCAATTTGCCATGGCGTATATGCATCGAAAATGGCGAATTTGAAGCTGAAAACATTGATTTACAATGGACTAATATTCCGGAAGGAACCGGAAAAATGTGTCAGATGCTTCGTGACGGAGAAGCTGATATTGCGGTTATTTTAACAGAAGGAATTGTAAAAGATATTATTGCCGGAAACCCAAGCAAAATTGTTCAGATTTATGTGCAATCGCCTTTAATTTGGGGAATTCACGTAGGCGCAAAATCTGATTTTCAAACTATAAATGACCTTAAAAATAAAAAAGTCGCGATTTCGAGACGTGGTTCAGGATCAGAATTGATGGCTTATGTAAATGCAAATAATCAAGGTTGGGAAACCGATAATTTGCAGTTTGAAATCATAAATACGATTGATGGCGCTGTTGAAGCTTTGACAAACGGAACTGCCGATTATTTTATGTGGGAACATTTTATGACAAAACCTCTTGTCGATCAGGGAATTTTCAGGCGTGTTGGCGACTGCCCTACTCCATGGCCGTCTTTTGTAATTACGGTTCGCGACGAATTTCTGAAAAAAAATCCAAAAGCGGTAGAAAAAATTCTCGAAGTCATCAATAAAACAACGCATGATTTTGCGCAGATTCCGGATATTGACAAAACGCTGGCTGAACTTTTTAACCAGCAGCTTGAAGATATTCAGGAATGGCTGAAACTAACACAATGGTCACAAAAACATTTAAGTGAAAAAGCATTCGATAAAATTCAAAATCAATTATTTGATCTGGGAATTATTGATAAAAAAAGTACTTTTGTTGAAACTGTAAAAGCGCTGTAA
- a CDS encoding transglutaminase: protein MIKFPKIDFPQLKSRLQVKSPWDRIIISVLSLLITIPIFIILHQNLIDLKWPFNLDRVFIFLFVFVAIFFLLMLLRTIIIVCIAIYILVLIYGSVIGNYGFNEISEDYNSMIYTMSDNPFPQDIIVAKLLPFPNKSKIINAIEYQNPKVRNFAIMATSKHFKGIKGYSDYRTTIQCFAVFKEINSRWNYVNDPKEGDYIATASESLEYFSGDCDDHSILMAAAIRSIGGTPRLIHTKGHIYPEILIGSLIDLEKVNYLIKNVLFPKESYKQKLHYHIDERGQVWLNLDYTAKYPGGPFMYEEILGALTLN, encoded by the coding sequence ATGATAAAATTTCCTAAAATTGACTTTCCGCAATTAAAATCCAGATTACAGGTGAAATCACCCTGGGACAGGATTATTATTAGCGTTTTAAGTCTTTTGATAACGATACCTATTTTTATCATTCTGCATCAAAACCTTATCGATTTAAAATGGCCGTTTAATCTCGATCGTGTCTTTATTTTTCTGTTTGTTTTTGTTGCTATTTTCTTTCTGCTCATGCTTTTACGGACGATTATAATAGTTTGTATCGCGATTTATATATTGGTTTTAATTTACGGAAGTGTCATTGGAAATTATGGTTTTAATGAAATTTCTGAAGATTATAATTCGATGATTTACACCATGTCAGATAATCCGTTTCCGCAGGATATTATTGTGGCAAAACTGCTTCCGTTTCCCAATAAATCAAAGATTATAAATGCAATTGAATATCAAAATCCCAAAGTTCGAAATTTTGCGATTATGGCGACTTCAAAACATTTTAAAGGCATAAAAGGCTATTCTGATTACAGAACTACAATTCAGTGTTTTGCTGTGTTTAAAGAGATTAACAGCCGATGGAATTATGTAAACGATCCAAAAGAAGGTGATTATATTGCAACTGCCAGCGAATCATTAGAATATTTTTCAGGAGATTGTGACGATCATTCCATTTTAATGGCGGCGGCGATTCGTTCTATTGGCGGAACTCCGCGATTAATTCACACCAAAGGACATATTTACCCTGAAATACTAATTGGTTCCTTAATTGACTTGGAAAAAGTCAATTATTTAATAAAAAATGTACTTTTTCCTAAAGAAAGTTACAAGCAAAAACTGCATTACCATATTGACGAACGCGGTCAGGTTTGGTTAAATCTTGATTATACTGCCAAATATCCCGGCGGACCTTTTATGTATGAGGAGATTTTGGGGGCGTTAACGCTTAATTAA
- a CDS encoding LytR/AlgR family response regulator transcription factor, whose product MKIKCLLVDDEPLAISLLQNHISKLDYFEVVGTCPNALKAAEVLRTTPVDLLFLDIKMPQITGIDFLKTLKNPPAVIFTTAYREYALESYELDIIDYLLKPITFDRFFKATDRYLRISAPVNNKIITPLQEDFIYLKNGAKFNKINIDSILYIESVKDYIVIHQKENFKLTVKYKISDIEIELQGKNFLRIHRSFIINLKNITAFTAYDVEFGNIEIPIGASYKEYAFKILKG is encoded by the coding sequence ATGAAGATAAAATGTTTATTGGTCGATGATGAGCCTTTAGCCATAAGCTTATTGCAAAATCATATTAGCAAATTAGATTATTTTGAAGTTGTTGGCACTTGCCCAAACGCTTTAAAAGCCGCAGAAGTATTGCGAACAACTCCTGTAGATCTTTTGTTTCTGGATATTAAAATGCCTCAGATTACAGGAATCGACTTTTTAAAAACATTAAAAAATCCGCCGGCAGTTATTTTTACAACCGCATATCGCGAATATGCTTTAGAAAGTTACGAGCTCGATATTATAGATTATCTTTTAAAACCAATTACTTTCGATCGGTTTTTTAAAGCTACAGATCGCTATTTGCGTATAAGTGCGCCCGTAAACAATAAGATTATCACGCCGCTGCAGGAAGATTTTATTTATCTTAAAAATGGTGCTAAGTTTAATAAAATCAATATTGATTCGATTTTGTATATCGAAAGCGTTAAAGATTATATCGTAATACATCAAAAGGAAAATTTTAAACTAACCGTAAAATACAAAATCAGCGATATTGAAATCGAATTGCAGGGGAAAAATTTCCTCAGAATTCACCGTTCGTTTATCATCAACTTAAAAAATATTACAGCGTTTACGGCTTATGATGTGGAGTTTGGAAATATAGAAATTCCTATTGGAGCGAGTTACAAAGAATATGCTTTTAAAATTCTAAAAGGCTAA
- a CDS encoding sensor histidine kinase produces MTPFEKLLKFSTAHRLSAHIIFWICIFVMFFSKNTSSDPQELRVDIFYTLYYEICSMTSAYFLAYRILPRLMAPQKHVLVWIEFIVISYLISILARIVMIYVLEPFVRPKPFEQESISEILTDLPTLFGSYFLHIFSLSMFFVFIKLIKDQYVIQKKALLLEKQKAETELKILKAQLNPHFLFNTLNNIYSLSIINSPITSKSIAVLSEILDCVLYRCSSMYVPISQEITLIDNYISLEKLRYDERLSVVFNHAVDHNGVIAPLILLSLVENAFKHGAGEDTGISPIIEIDLKLIENNFEFTIKNSINQFDIQPESGKIGLNNIMQQLDKIYPDHYTFDIVKTEKDFTAHLKINLVNE; encoded by the coding sequence ATGACACCATTCGAAAAACTATTAAAATTTTCTACAGCTCACAGACTGAGCGCACATATCATTTTTTGGATATGTATCTTTGTTATGTTTTTTAGTAAAAATACATCTTCAGATCCTCAGGAATTGCGGGTTGATATATTTTACACCTTATATTACGAGATATGTTCCATGACGTCGGCTTATTTTTTAGCCTATAGAATTTTACCCCGTTTAATGGCGCCTCAAAAACACGTATTGGTCTGGATTGAATTTATTGTAATATCGTATTTGATTTCAATATTGGCCAGAATAGTAATGATCTATGTTTTAGAGCCTTTTGTTCGCCCAAAACCTTTTGAGCAGGAATCTATTAGCGAAATCTTAACGGATTTACCAACTTTGTTTGGATCTTATTTTTTGCATATCTTTTCATTATCAATGTTTTTTGTTTTTATAAAATTGATAAAAGATCAATACGTAATTCAGAAAAAGGCTTTATTACTGGAAAAACAAAAAGCCGAAACGGAATTAAAAATCTTAAAAGCGCAGTTAAACCCTCATTTTCTGTTTAATACGCTCAATAATATATATTCGCTTTCTATTATCAATTCGCCAATTACGTCAAAATCGATTGCGGTTTTATCTGAAATCCTGGATTGTGTTTTGTACCGATGCAGCAGTATGTATGTGCCAATTTCGCAGGAAATTACGTTAATAGATAATTATATTTCTCTCGAAAAATTACGCTACGACGAACGATTGAGTGTTGTTTTTAATCACGCTGTAGATCATAATGGCGTAATTGCGCCATTAATTCTCCTTTCGTTAGTCGAAAATGCTTTTAAACATGGAGCAGGCGAGGATACAGGAATTTCGCCAATTATTGAAATTGACCTGAAACTAATCGAAAATAATTTTGAATTTACTATCAAAAACAGCATCAATCAATTTGATATTCAACCAGAAAGTGGAAAAATCGGACTGAATAATATCATGCAGCAACTAGATAAAATTTATCCTGATCATTATACTTTTGATATTGTTAAAACAGAAAAAGATTTTACTGCTCATTTAAAAATAAACCTTGTAAACGAATAA
- a CDS encoding TonB-dependent receptor domain-containing protein — protein sequence MKQFALLIALLFGFTVMAQSNQFTIKGKITDSKTKQPLPYVTIMLSSSETKKEISSDADGNYMVKIISGNYQLKVQFMGYKTHTINNIQLNKDVIKDITLEENINELNEVNVVAEKSAVELKIDKKVFNVGKDILSRGGSANDILNNVPSVNVDVAGVISLRGNNSVTVLINGKPSMLTANNGLAQISSANVERVEVITNPSAAYEAQGGAGIINIILKKNSMQGFNGSLQASIGTPANHNLNANVSYKTEKVNLFSNIGYRYFDIYASEKQFQMNTNNGVTTILNQYDNTKRNNSVYNMYVGGDYYINEKNTLTGSYYRSKNDNNYKTNYSYNYANAGNVTDSIISGFENYKEPQYYNALELNYVKTFDKKEKKWTTSLQYDFWNDDENQYIDQQKLYPFEAAVSNLYTKDIESSNDIFIKSDFVNPINEKSKIEMGVRSDLRALRSDYYTILDDVQQEQFTNKLKYDENLYSAYFQFSSKIKKFNYQLGLRSELSNINIADTKNTFNNSKNYINLFPTVHLVYNLTEKTDLQLSYSKRINRPRFWQLNPFSGLSDLRNLTVGNPDLNPMFTNSFEFTVLAKPGKFSINPAVYYQHTTNYFEYIVKRTAENYFISTPVNLDTEDRYGAELSATYNPVNWLRLSLDFNYYKFKQQGNYEDVAYNAEDQTWLSNFRSVIKFPKIVSGEFSFRYRGKSQGVQTLKEPQYSANLGLNRDFFEDKMSVTLNINNLFNSQITKTKTVTEDYYLESELKSQGRYLNLTVIYRFNRKKNEADRLPDGM from the coding sequence ATGAAACAGTTTGCATTATTAATCGCTTTGCTTTTCGGATTTACCGTTATGGCACAATCAAATCAATTTACGATCAAAGGAAAAATAACGGATTCGAAAACCAAACAGCCGTTGCCTTATGTTACGATTATGTTGTCTTCATCTGAAACGAAAAAAGAAATTTCTTCGGATGCTGATGGAAATTATATGGTAAAAATCATCTCAGGAAACTATCAATTAAAAGTTCAATTCATGGGATATAAAACGCATACAATCAACAATATTCAGTTGAATAAAGATGTAATAAAAGATATTACTCTCGAAGAAAATATCAATGAATTAAATGAAGTAAATGTGGTTGCCGAAAAATCGGCTGTAGAATTAAAAATCGATAAAAAGGTATTTAACGTTGGCAAAGATATTTTGTCACGCGGAGGATCTGCCAATGATATTTTAAACAATGTTCCGTCTGTAAATGTTGATGTTGCGGGCGTAATCAGCCTTAGAGGAAACAATAGCGTAACGGTTTTAATAAACGGAAAACCATCGATGTTGACCGCCAATAATGGTTTGGCACAAATTTCATCTGCCAATGTCGAACGTGTTGAAGTAATCACAAATCCATCTGCGGCGTATGAAGCGCAAGGCGGTGCAGGGATTATCAATATTATCCTGAAAAAGAATAGTATGCAGGGATTTAACGGTTCGCTGCAGGCAAGTATTGGAACTCCTGCAAACCATAATTTAAACGCAAATGTGAGCTATAAAACAGAAAAAGTAAATCTTTTTTCGAATATTGGATATCGTTATTTTGACATTTATGCGTCGGAAAAACAATTTCAGATGAATACCAATAATGGCGTTACAACCATTTTAAATCAATACGACAATACGAAACGAAACAATAGTGTTTATAATATGTATGTGGGCGGAGATTATTATATCAACGAAAAAAACACGCTGACAGGAAGCTATTATCGAAGCAAAAATGACAATAATTATAAAACAAACTACAGTTATAATTATGCAAATGCCGGAAACGTAACGGATAGTATTATTTCGGGATTTGAAAACTACAAAGAGCCGCAATATTACAATGCCTTAGAATTAAATTATGTAAAAACATTTGATAAAAAAGAGAAAAAATGGACTACAAGCCTGCAATACGATTTTTGGAACGATGATGAAAATCAATATATTGACCAACAAAAATTGTATCCTTTTGAAGCTGCTGTGTCGAATTTATATACAAAAGATATTGAAAGCAGTAATGACATTTTTATAAAGTCTGATTTTGTAAACCCCATAAACGAAAAATCTAAAATAGAAATGGGCGTTAGAAGCGATTTAAGAGCGCTTCGCAGTGATTATTATACCATTCTCGATGATGTACAGCAAGAACAGTTTACGAATAAACTTAAATATGATGAAAACCTGTATAGTGCTTATTTTCAGTTTTCGAGCAAGATTAAAAAATTTAATTATCAATTGGGTTTAAGATCTGAATTATCAAATATTAATATCGCCGATACGAAGAACACTTTTAATAACAGTAAAAATTATATCAATCTATTTCCAACGGTTCATTTGGTTTATAATTTAACCGAAAAAACAGATTTGCAATTAAGCTACAGCAAACGAATCAACAGACCAAGATTTTGGCAATTGAACCCGTTTTCAGGACTTTCGGACTTGCGAAATCTTACGGTTGGAAATCCGGATTTAAACCCAATGTTTACCAATTCTTTTGAGTTTACGGTATTGGCAAAACCGGGAAAATTTAGCATAAATCCTGCTGTTTATTACCAACATACAACCAATTACTTCGAGTATATTGTAAAGCGCACTGCTGAAAATTATTTTATAAGTACACCGGTAAATTTAGATACAGAAGATCGTTATGGCGCCGAACTTTCTGCAACTTACAACCCGGTAAACTGGCTGCGATTATCGCTTGATTTTAATTATTACAAATTTAAACAGCAGGGTAATTATGAAGATGTGGCTTATAATGCAGAAGATCAAACTTGGTTATCGAATTTTCGTTCTGTAATTAAGTTTCCTAAAATTGTTTCGGGCGAATTTAGTTTTAGATATCGTGGAAAAAGTCAGGGCGTTCAAACGCTTAAAGAACCACAATACAGCGCAAATTTGGGTTTAAACAGAGATTTTTTTGAAGATAAAATGTCTGTAACCTTAAATATCAATAATTTATTTAATTCGCAGATTACAAAAACAAAAACGGTAACCGAAGATTATTATCTTGAATCTGAGCTTAAATCGCAGGGACGATACTTAAATCTGACTGTAATTTATCGTTTTAACCGCAAAAAAAATGAAGCCGACAGATTGCCCGACGGAATGTAA
- a CDS encoding GNAT family N-acetyltransferase — MLQIVEIRKNYIPDLQRIFLEVRQKTFYWVDTENYNLTDFEHETEGEFVLIALFDEKVAGFISLWLRDNFIHHLYIDEEYQHKNIGTKLLEEAVKIMNSPITLKCLIKNTNAIAFYRKNGFAAIEKGNSNHGEYILFALAK, encoded by the coding sequence ATGCTTCAAATTGTTGAAATAAGGAAAAATTACATTCCGGATTTGCAAAGGATTTTTCTTGAAGTTCGCCAAAAAACTTTTTATTGGGTAGATACAGAAAATTACAATCTAACTGATTTTGAGCATGAAACAGAAGGTGAATTTGTACTTATTGCTCTTTTTGATGAAAAAGTTGCAGGATTTATTTCTCTTTGGCTGCGGGATAATTTCATTCATCATTTATATATCGATGAAGAATATCAGCATAAAAACATTGGAACAAAATTACTTGAAGAAGCAGTTAAAATCATGAATTCGCCAATTACGCTAAAATGTCTTATAAAAAACACGAATGCAATTGCCTTTTACAGAAAAAATGGTTTTGCAGCAATAGAAAAAGGTAATTCTAATCACGGCGAATATATTTTGTTTGCGCTTGCAAAATAG
- a CDS encoding YdeI/OmpD-associated family protein, which translates to MQQDKETFYPKNQKDWRDWLEKNHDSKQSIWLVCYKKQANKPTIAWSDAVDEALCFGWIDSTRKSIGDNTFIQFFTRRKPNSVWSKINKAKIERLISDGLMQKAGYDCIEKAKENGSWTILDEVEELTIAEDLEKEFEVNPGSKEYFMSLSKSVKKAILQWLVLAKRPETRQKRITEIAALAAQKRKPKQF; encoded by the coding sequence ATGCAACAAGATAAAGAAACTTTTTATCCAAAAAACCAAAAGGATTGGAGAGATTGGTTAGAAAAAAACCACGACTCAAAACAATCCATTTGGCTTGTTTGTTATAAAAAACAAGCCAATAAACCCACAATTGCCTGGAGCGATGCTGTCGACGAAGCGCTTTGTTTTGGCTGGATTGACAGCACCAGAAAATCGATTGGCGATAATACTTTTATTCAGTTTTTTACGCGAAGAAAACCCAATAGCGTTTGGTCTAAAATAAATAAAGCAAAAATTGAGCGTTTAATTAGCGATGGATTAATGCAAAAAGCGGGTTACGACTGCATCGAAAAAGCAAAAGAAAATGGTTCGTGGACTATTCTCGATGAAGTTGAAGAATTAACAATTGCGGAAGATCTTGAAAAAGAATTTGAAGTCAATCCCGGCTCAAAAGAGTATTTTATGAGTTTAAGCAAATCAGTTAAAAAAGCTATTTTGCAATGGCTCGTTCTTGCAAAACGCCCAGAAACCAGACAAAAAAGAATTACTGAAATTGCTGCACTTGCGGCTCAAAAACGAAAACCAAAACAGTTTTAA
- a CDS encoding Gfo/Idh/MocA family protein: protein MEKISRRSFVNKFGVGVGASVVMTSLPSFLTLTENQPEIYTGKKINIALCGLGNYAGLLAQGLQVSEYCKLAGIVTGTPSKAEAWKKQYNIPEKNIYNYQNFDEIIHNKDIDLVYVVVPNGLHKEFVIRAAKAGKHVITEKPMAVSVKDCEEMIKACNDANVQLAIGYRLHFEPYHLEIKRLGQNKVFGQVRFIEASLGYKTYDTTSKAKVDKNDRSEWRLTKALSGGGPLMDLGIYCIQSARYVLGEEPIAVTAQFGTVNDKDRFSETEESISWQMEFPSGAVANCNTSCGFYIDRFYATADEGFFELSPALSYGPFTGKTSEKELKFPVINQQKTQLDEICKVLIENKKLPSHITGEEGKKDIKIINAIYKAAEQGKRVVLQ, encoded by the coding sequence ATGGAAAAAATTTCAAGACGTTCTTTTGTTAATAAATTTGGCGTTGGCGTTGGCGCTTCGGTTGTTATGACTTCGCTTCCCTCCTTTTTAACTTTGACGGAAAATCAGCCTGAAATTTATACGGGCAAAAAAATAAACATCGCTCTTTGCGGATTAGGAAATTATGCCGGTTTATTGGCGCAAGGACTTCAGGTTTCTGAATATTGCAAGCTTGCCGGAATCGTTACCGGAACACCATCAAAAGCCGAAGCGTGGAAAAAACAATATAATATTCCCGAAAAAAACATCTACAACTATCAAAATTTTGATGAAATAATTCATAATAAAGATATCGATTTGGTTTACGTTGTTGTGCCAAACGGCTTGCATAAAGAATTTGTTATTCGCGCTGCAAAAGCCGGAAAACATGTCATTACTGAAAAACCAATGGCGGTTTCTGTAAAAGACTGCGAAGAAATGATTAAAGCCTGCAACGATGCAAATGTGCAATTGGCAATTGGTTATCGTTTGCATTTTGAACCTTATCATTTAGAAATTAAACGTTTAGGACAAAATAAAGTTTTTGGGCAAGTTCGTTTTATCGAAGCTTCGTTGGGTTATAAAACCTACGATACGACAAGTAAAGCTAAAGTTGATAAAAATGACCGCAGCGAATGGCGATTGACAAAAGCATTATCCGGCGGCGGTCCGTTAATGGATTTGGGAATTTATTGTATTCAAAGCGCGCGTTATGTTTTAGGCGAAGAACCAATTGCTGTTACAGCTCAATTTGGAACTGTAAATGACAAAGACAGATTTTCTGAAACGGAAGAAAGTATCAGTTGGCAAATGGAATTTCCGAGTGGCGCGGTTGCCAATTGCAATACGTCCTGCGGTTTTTATATTGACCGGTTTTACGCCACTGCAGATGAAGGTTTTTTCGAATTGAGTCCAGCGTTGAGTTACGGACCGTTTACAGGGAAAACTTCAGAAAAAGAATTAAAATTTCCTGTTATAAATCAACAGAAAACACAGCTTGATGAAATTTGTAAAGTATTGATTGAAAACAAAAAATTACCAAGCCACATTACGGGTGAAGAAGGTAAAAAAGACATCAAAATAATTAATGCGATTTATAAAGCTGCTGAACAAGGAAAGCGAGTTGTATTACAATAA